A single window of Solanum dulcamara chromosome 5, daSolDulc1.2, whole genome shotgun sequence DNA harbors:
- the LOC129889713 gene encoding nuatigenin 3-beta-glucosyltransferase-like, which yields MDHGSKQFHLLFLPYFATGHVIPLVNAARLFAFHGRVKVTILTTHHNASLFRSSIDNDVGDGHSNISIHTLKFPSTEVGLPEGIENFSSASSQEIAGKVFYAIYLLQKPMEDKIHEIHPDCIFSDMYFPWTVDIAKELNIPRLLFNQSSYMYNSILHNLRLYKPQEHLIKQMESKSTTFSVPGLPDIIEFKVSQLTDDLIKPVDERDAFDEMLDRTREAEDRSYGIVHDTFYELEPAYADYYQKMKKTKCWQIGPISHFSSKLTRRKELINAADDSNSAAVVEWLNEQKHKSVLYVSFGTVVRFPEDQLTEIAKALKASSVPFIWVVRKDQSAQATWLPEENKGLIITGWAPQLTILDHSSVGGFMTHCGWNSVLEAIIAGVPLVTWPVYAEQFYNEKLVEVMGLGVKVGAEIHNPGLAEILSPVIESEKIKEAIERLMDGSKESQKIREKVMATSEMAKNAVEEGGSSWNNLTALIDDIKNFTSTKMD from the coding sequence ATGGATCACGGTAGCAAGCAATTCCACCTCCTCTTCCTTCCTTACTTCGCCACTGGTCATGTCATCCCATTAGTTAACGCCGCCAGGCTATTCGCCTTCCACGGCAGAGTCAAAGTCACCATCCTCACTACCCACCACAACGCCTCCCTATTCCGATCTTCTATTGACAACGATGTCGGCGATGGCCATTCCAATATCTCTATCCATACTCTTAAATTCCCATCCACTGAAGTTGGGTTGCCTGAAGGAATCGAGAACTTCAGCTCTGCCTCTTCACAGGAAATCGCCGGCAAAGTATTTTACGCCATTTATCTTCTCCAGAAACCAATGGAAGATAAAATTCATGAAATCCATCCTGATTGTATCTTCTCTGATATGTATTTCCCATGGACCGTCGATATTGCGAAGGAGCTCAACATCCCCAGGCTATTGTTCAACCAGTCCAGCTACATGTACAATTCCATTCTGCACAATCTTAGGCTTTACAAACCTCAGGAACACCTCATCAAACAGATGGAATCCAAAAGTACTACTTTCTCGGTTCCGGGTTTACCAGATATTATTGAGTTCAAGGTATCGCAACTTACAGATGATCTGATAAAGCCTGTGGATGAGAGGGATGCTTTTGACGAAATGCTCGATCGAACTAGAGAAGCCGAGGATCGAAGCTACGGCATTGTTCACGACACTTTTTACGAGCTAGAACCTGCCTACGCTGACTACTATCAGAAGATGAAGAAAACCAAATGTTGGCAAATTGGTCCCATCTCtcatttttcttccaaattaaccCGAAGAAAAGAGCTGATTAATGCTGCCGATGATAGTAACTCAGCTGCCGTTGTAGAGTGGTTGAATGAGCAGAAGCACAAATCGGTCCTCTACGTCTCTTTCGGGACCGTAGTTAGATTCCCAGAGGACCAACTCACTGAAATCGCAAAAGCTCTAAAAGCTTCGAGCGTCCCTTTCATTTGGGTAGTGAGGAAGGACCAATCCGCACAAGCCACGTGGTTGCCGGAGGAGAATAAAGGTCTGATTATTACTGGGTGGGCGCCGCAACTAACCATCCTGGATCATTCGTCCGTCGGAGGATTCATGACACACTGTGGATGGAATTCGGTGCTCGAAGCTATCATCGCTGGCGTGCCGTTGGTTACGTGGCCAGTGTACGCCGAACAATTCTACAATGAAAAGCTTGTGGAGGTTATGGGGTTAGGGGTGAAAGTGGGAGCAGAAATACATAATCCGGGTCTTGCTGAGATCTTAAGCCCTGTGATAGAGAGCGAAAAGATCAAAGAAGCAATAGAGAGATTAATGGATGGGTCAAAGGAAAGTCAGAAAATTAGGGAGAAAGTAATGGCTACGAGTGAGATGGCTAAAAATGCAGTCGAAGAAGGCGGATCTTCATGGAACAATCTCACTGCGCTCATTGATGATATCAAGAATTTCACTTCGACGAAGATGGATTAA